A part of Desulfomicrobium baculatum DSM 4028 genomic DNA contains:
- a CDS encoding substrate-binding periplasmic protein, producing MKWSLIGVLPLMVLFFGCAAHGEPLRLGTLEWPPFVGLELPDQGTVSARVRSICAAAGMDLDVSFLPWKRVLMEARTGIVQGYFPEYRSAEREKEFYFSQAVGCSVVGLVHRRDMTLDWTRLEDLASYRIGVVDGYVNTEEFDRLVDMGVLYPVKCNSDELALRMIEAGRIDAAVMDRAVFRHLSGRAASSQTSSGLVFGANILAVHSLHVCFPRTPAGKALVERFNRAIVSGGLALLCASEFEAAP from the coding sequence ATGAAGTGGAGCCTGATCGGCGTGTTGCCGCTCATGGTTCTTTTTTTCGGGTGCGCCGCGCACGGGGAGCCGCTCAGGCTGGGCACGCTCGAATGGCCTCCTTTTGTTGGCCTGGAGCTTCCAGACCAGGGAACGGTCAGCGCCCGTGTGCGCAGCATCTGCGCCGCCGCAGGAATGGACCTTGACGTGTCCTTTCTGCCCTGGAAGCGGGTGCTCATGGAGGCACGCACCGGGATCGTCCAGGGCTACTTTCCCGAATATCGATCGGCGGAGAGGGAAAAGGAATTTTACTTCTCGCAGGCGGTCGGATGCAGTGTGGTGGGGTTGGTGCATCGGCGTGATATGACGCTGGACTGGACCCGTCTTGAGGATCTGGCCTCCTACCGGATCGGCGTCGTGGACGGGTACGTGAATACCGAGGAATTCGACCGCCTGGTGGATATGGGCGTCCTGTATCCCGTCAAGTGCAACTCCGATGAACTGGCCTTGCGTATGATCGAAGCAGGGCGGATCGACGCGGCCGTCATGGACCGGGCCGTGTTCAGGCATCTTTCAGGCAGGGCGGCATCGTCGCAAACGTCATCCGGGCTGGTCTTCGGCGCAAACATCCTCGCCGTGCATTCGCTGCATGTCTGTTTTCCCCGGACTCCCGCCGGAAAGGCGCTGGTGGAACGCTTCAATCGCGCAATCGTGTCCGGTGGTCTTGCGCTGCTATGCGCCTCCGAGTTTGAGGCGGCTCCCTGA
- a CDS encoding PqqD family protein gives MQQPQSKADALCAVPVPMPGIRATVSDQGLVRISHPATLKPWLARLLPASVALPLRTLELDAMGTFVWNNIDGTATVDDLAHQVAEHYSCLPAEAQQAVAMFIRQLGQRGILGLR, from the coding sequence ATGCAACAACCGCAATCCAAGGCTGACGCCCTCTGCGCCGTGCCCGTGCCCATGCCCGGCATACGGGCCACCGTCTCGGACCAGGGGCTGGTCCGCATCAGCCATCCGGCCACCTTGAAGCCCTGGCTGGCCCGCCTCTTGCCCGCCTCGGTCGCGCTGCCCCTGCGCACCCTGGAGCTTGACGCCATGGGCACCTTCGTCTGGAACAACATCGACGGCACGGCCACGGTGGACGATCTGGCGCATCAGGTCGCGGAGCACTACTCCTGCCTTCCGGCAGAGGCGCAGCAAGCCGTGGCCATGTTCATCCGCCAACTCGGACAACGCGGCATCCTGGGGCTGCGCTGA
- a CDS encoding PP2C family protein-serine/threonine phosphatase, whose amino-acid sequence MATLPVWKFFLVLGAHLVGALFLRHVLVRLFVRPLPVQRQATRLLFLDFIVFVGTGLGVGVYHNLVWGFPVSSGLEVVIGFATIGLFAALDLSLEWEYRIIKQAHFLEQSLPDSKAFFPQTRRFALLASGIIIFVTIVLLLLLVRDISWLKAQDQAAALGLSFLLRSVVLEVLFVMGVLLVLTMLLVFSYARNLDILFENQTKVLERVSQGRLDSKVPVVTNDEFAVIAGHTNFMIDRLVEREQMAQGLELARQIQTSLLPTFTPFLPGARIFGTSLFCDETGGDFYDYMVRDGEHGPQLVIMIGDVTGHGVGSALLMASVRAYMKAHLLQTSDLAEVMNRTNTLISRDVAGSGHFVTVFLLSFCPIGRRVEWVGAGHDPAIFQPFDGGEVRSLAGRDIPLGVDPTWRYGVTEDRLGEGVLLMGTDGIWEAVDARKTMFGKERMLKVLRENVMASPQEIAERILTAVDSFTGNARVEDDRTVVIARLTES is encoded by the coding sequence ATCGCCACGCTTCCGGTCTGGAAGTTTTTCTTGGTGCTCGGCGCACATCTGGTCGGGGCCCTTTTTTTGCGGCACGTCCTTGTGCGCCTCTTCGTCCGCCCTTTGCCTGTCCAGCGTCAAGCCACGCGTCTGCTGTTCCTTGATTTCATCGTCTTTGTGGGCACGGGCCTCGGCGTTGGAGTGTATCACAATCTGGTTTGGGGCTTTCCGGTTTCAAGCGGTCTGGAGGTCGTCATCGGTTTTGCCACCATCGGCCTTTTTGCCGCCCTGGATCTGAGCCTCGAATGGGAATATCGGATCATCAAACAGGCGCATTTTCTGGAACAAAGCCTTCCGGACTCGAAGGCGTTCTTCCCGCAGACCCGCAGGTTTGCGCTGCTGGCTTCCGGGATCATCATCTTTGTGACCATTGTCCTGCTTCTGCTTCTGGTGCGCGACATCTCCTGGCTCAAGGCGCAGGATCAGGCCGCTGCCCTGGGTTTGTCCTTTCTGCTGCGGTCCGTGGTGCTGGAGGTTCTGTTTGTCATGGGCGTCCTCTTGGTGCTGACCATGCTGCTCGTTTTTTCCTACGCCAGAAACCTGGACATCCTCTTCGAGAATCAGACCAAGGTTCTGGAGCGGGTCAGTCAGGGGCGCCTGGACAGCAAGGTTCCGGTGGTCACCAATGACGAGTTCGCGGTCATCGCCGGGCACACCAACTTCATGATCGATCGCCTCGTGGAGCGAGAGCAGATGGCGCAGGGACTTGAATTGGCCAGGCAGATTCAGACCAGCCTGCTGCCGACGTTCACCCCCTTTCTGCCCGGGGCGCGGATTTTCGGGACCAGCCTTTTCTGCGACGAGACCGGGGGGGATTTTTACGACTACATGGTGCGCGACGGCGAACATGGCCCGCAGCTTGTGATCATGATCGGGGATGTCACCGGGCATGGAGTGGGATCGGCCCTGCTCATGGCTTCAGTCAGGGCGTACATGAAAGCTCATTTGTTGCAGACGAGCGATCTGGCCGAGGTCATGAACCGGACAAACACGCTCATTTCCAGGGATGTCGCAGGCAGCGGTCATTTCGTAACGGTCTTCCTGCTGTCTTTCTGCCCGATCGGCCGCAGGGTCGAGTGGGTGGGCGCGGGGCATGACCCGGCGATCTTTCAGCCTTTTGACGGCGGCGAAGTCCGCAGCCTTGCGGGTCGGGATATACCGCTCGGCGTGGACCCGACCTGGCGGTATGGGGTAACCGAGGACCGGCTTGGCGAGGGCGTCCTGCTGATGGGAACGGACGGAATCTGGGAGGCGGTCGACGCGCGGAAGACCATGTTCGGCAAGGAGCGCATGCTCAAAGTGCTGCGTGAAAACGTCATGGCTTCGCCGCAGGAGATCGCGGAGCGGATCTTGACGGCGGTGGATTCGTTCACGGGCAATGCCCGTGTCGAGGATGACCGGACCGTCGTTATTGCCCGTTTGACGGAGAGTTGA
- a CDS encoding STAS domain-containing protein: protein MQLQEIDHPTATVFRIKGRLDATSTTELEQKVLLRLDRGVTHLIMDFSELEYINSAGLRILVMSYQRLHSRGGQVMVCGVRDYIAEIFEISGYNRIFIMCHDAAQALESINSPSNGQ, encoded by the coding sequence ATGCAACTCCAGGAAATAGACCACCCCACGGCCACCGTTTTCCGCATCAAGGGACGTCTCGATGCCACCTCCACCACAGAACTGGAGCAAAAGGTCCTGCTCAGACTGGATCGAGGGGTTACGCACCTGATCATGGATTTTTCGGAACTCGAATACATCAACAGCGCCGGACTGCGCATCCTGGTCATGAGCTACCAGCGCCTGCACTCCCGAGGCGGCCAGGTCATGGTCTGCGGAGTCCGGGACTACATTGCCGAAATTTTTGAAATCTCCGGCTACAACCGCATTTTCATCATGTGCCACGATGCGGCGCAGGCGCTGGAGTCCATCAACTCTCCGTCAAACGGGCAATAA
- a CDS encoding ATP-binding protein: protein MTASFDFTLARPAEEQAALLAALERFGEKRKLLPPLRYRLGLVVDELISNCIAHGTVPGLDTTIRVFITDLEDKVVIEIIDTGPRFDPSTHPISRCPEKGPAAIGGMGLCLVRNLAADFVYTRGQSSNHLRITLAKASQEPECNSRK from the coding sequence ATGACAGCTTCATTCGATTTTACCCTAGCCCGTCCGGCCGAAGAGCAGGCTGCGCTGCTTGCCGCCCTCGAACGATTCGGCGAGAAGAGAAAGCTGTTGCCGCCGCTGCGCTACCGGCTGGGGCTGGTGGTGGACGAACTGATCTCCAACTGCATAGCCCACGGCACCGTTCCAGGTCTGGATACGACCATCCGGGTCTTCATCACCGACCTTGAAGACAAAGTCGTGATCGAGATCATCGATACCGGGCCACGGTTCGATCCAAGCACGCATCCAATCTCCAGATGCCCCGAAAAAGGACCCGCCGCCATCGGCGGAATGGGCCTGTGCCTGGTGCGCAATCTGGCTGCCGACTTTGTCTACACACGCGGACAGTCGTCCAACCATCTCCGCATCACCCTCGCCAAAGCCTCACAGGAGCCGGAATGCAACTCCAGGAAATAG
- a CDS encoding ABC transporter ATP-binding protein/permease, whose protein sequence is MVTRRTLYSWVLKKNVRWQLLLVLLVVVTVGIRVAPLELQKRIVNQAIGLGDMDLLVFYCLLFLASVLTASTLKFCINLLQAYIGQRTLKRMRTSLYEHILSLPLSFFRTIQPGQVINSLINELASISGFVGSAVSVPLINVCTLLAMGGYLFYLNPLLAGLSFVIYPLQIVVVPRLQKRANEANRHRVNVSRAISGSIGEVITGVHEVHGHAGFGLENEKFSGQAGQLLQANVRMNAYRYGIKFANNFFEHLGPFILFLVGGSMTIRGLFDLGALVAFLSAYSSLSEPWREMMDFYQLKEDSQVRYKNVMAAFDLAPEHRLVPVDRDLYRFRGEIELRNVSFRTPEGARLIEDINLHVRPGEMVALVGYSGSGKSTLAKVVAQLMPYTEGQAQLDGHDIRDLTKLDVAENLGMVPQHPFIFSGTVHDNLLYASHSSVMNRVPGFTPPDLDRVIEVVQQVGLFADILKFGSQAVISPAERPELAERFLAMRRLFRERFEAGFEGDIEFFDPKRYLDFGSIAQNIVFGDFTDRLARFEDAFRNKRFLAFLNQTGLDRILVDFGAVVAAATIPILRYAAQTPELYADSPIAREDMDAYTQVVAEMTTRSETEFKAASRSLLLRLALKFVPGRHKTVRMPEQLKERILLARAEFPEHLARSGPSTLQFYKEDRYIESRSIRDNILFGQPRPGRGGALERISQQLIQLLIEEGVLESIVELGLGFQVGSMGEYLSGGQRQKIALARVFLKQPAIYVLDEATSALDNASQARVQNFLRTVRGKHTVISVVHRLDTVSHYDRIVVMKAGKIVESGPYDELMAAKGVLHDLVGTV, encoded by the coding sequence ATGGTGACCAGGCGGACCCTCTATTCATGGGTTTTGAAAAAAAACGTGCGCTGGCAGCTCCTTCTCGTGCTGCTGGTCGTGGTCACCGTGGGCATCCGCGTCGCTCCGCTGGAGTTGCAGAAGCGCATCGTCAACCAGGCCATCGGCCTCGGCGACATGGATCTGCTGGTTTTCTACTGCCTGCTCTTTCTCGCTTCCGTGCTTACGGCCAGCACCCTCAAGTTCTGCATCAACCTTCTCCAGGCCTACATCGGGCAGCGCACCCTCAAGCGCATGCGCACCAGTCTTTACGAGCACATCCTGAGCCTTCCGCTGTCCTTTTTTCGTACCATCCAGCCCGGCCAGGTCATCAACTCCCTCATCAATGAGCTGGCGTCCATTTCGGGCTTCGTCGGCAGCGCGGTGTCCGTCCCGCTCATCAACGTCTGTACTCTTTTGGCCATGGGCGGATACCTCTTCTACCTCAATCCCCTTCTGGCGGGCCTGAGTTTCGTCATCTACCCTTTGCAGATCGTCGTCGTGCCGCGTCTCCAGAAGCGCGCCAACGAGGCCAACCGGCATCGGGTCAATGTCAGCCGCGCCATCTCCGGCAGCATCGGCGAGGTCATCACCGGTGTGCACGAGGTGCACGGGCACGCCGGTTTCGGCCTGGAAAACGAGAAGTTCTCCGGCCAGGCCGGGCAATTGCTGCAGGCCAACGTGCGCATGAACGCCTACCGCTACGGCATCAAGTTTGCCAACAACTTCTTCGAGCACCTTGGCCCCTTCATTCTCTTCCTGGTCGGCGGCAGCATGACCATTCGCGGCCTCTTCGACCTCGGCGCCCTGGTGGCCTTTCTGTCGGCCTATTCGAGCCTGAGCGAACCCTGGCGGGAGATGATGGATTTCTACCAGCTCAAGGAGGACAGCCAGGTCCGCTACAAAAACGTCATGGCGGCCTTCGATCTGGCCCCGGAGCATCGCCTCGTACCCGTGGACCGTGACCTCTACCGCTTTCGCGGAGAAATCGAGCTGCGGAACGTGTCTTTCCGCACCCCCGAAGGCGCGAGGCTGATCGAGGACATTAACCTGCACGTCAGGCCGGGGGAAATGGTCGCCCTGGTCGGCTATTCGGGCAGCGGCAAATCGACTCTGGCCAAGGTCGTGGCCCAGCTCATGCCGTACACCGAGGGGCAGGCGCAGCTCGACGGTCACGATATCCGCGACCTGACCAAGCTCGACGTGGCCGAGAACCTGGGCATGGTTCCCCAGCACCCCTTCATCTTCAGCGGCACGGTCCACGACAATCTCTTGTATGCGAGCCATTCCAGCGTAATGAACCGCGTCCCGGGCTTCACGCCGCCTGACCTGGACCGCGTCATTGAGGTCGTGCAGCAGGTGGGGCTTTTCGCGGACATCCTCAAGTTCGGAAGCCAGGCCGTGATCTCGCCCGCCGAAAGGCCGGAACTGGCCGAACGCTTCCTGGCCATGCGTCGCCTGTTCCGTGAGCGTTTCGAGGCCGGCTTCGAGGGCGACATCGAGTTTTTCGATCCCAAACGTTACCTGGATTTCGGATCCATTGCCCAGAACATCGTCTTCGGGGATTTCACGGACCGCCTGGCCAGATTCGAGGATGCCTTTCGCAACAAGCGCTTTCTGGCCTTTCTGAACCAAACGGGCCTGGACCGGATCCTGGTCGATTTCGGGGCGGTTGTCGCCGCCGCCACGATTCCCATCCTGCGCTATGCGGCGCAGACGCCGGAACTCTACGCCGATAGCCCCATCGCCCGAGAGGACATGGATGCGTACACGCAGGTCGTGGCCGAAATGACAACCCGCAGTGAGACGGAATTTAAAGCCGCGTCCCGGAGCCTGCTTCTGCGCCTGGCCCTGAAATTCGTCCCCGGCCGTCACAAGACCGTGCGCATGCCGGAGCAGCTCAAGGAGAGAATCCTTTTGGCCCGGGCGGAATTTCCCGAGCATCTTGCGCGTTCGGGGCCGTCGACGCTGCAGTTCTACAAAGAAGACCGCTACATCGAGTCGCGCAGCATCCGCGACAACATCCTTTTCGGTCAGCCCCGGCCGGGCCGCGGCGGAGCGCTGGAGCGCATCAGCCAGCAGTTGATTCAACTGCTCATCGAGGAGGGGGTGCTGGAGAGCATCGTCGAGCTTGGCCTTGGCTTCCAGGTCGGGAGCATGGGCGAGTATCTCTCGGGCGGCCAGCGTCAGAAGATCGCCCTGGCCCGTGTCTTTCTCAAGCAGCCCGCCATATATGTCCTCGACGAAGCCACGTCCGCCCTGGACAACGCCTCCCAGGCCCGGGTCCAGAATTTCCTGAGGACCGTGCGCGGCAAGCACACGGTCATCTCCGTGGTCCATCGACTGGACACGGTGTCACACTACGACCGCATCGTGGTCATGAAAGCCGGTAAGATCGTGGAGAGCGGTCCGTACGACGAACTCATGGCCGCCAAGGGGGTGCTCCATGATCTCGTCGGAACAGTCTGA
- a CDS encoding cyclic nucleotide-binding domain-containing protein, with product MISSEQSENHECELDCNLRVLRDLPFFSGLPQELLRVMAYLCERETFATGQAVFEEGQLAEGAVAVIGGSMAIEREGRKVGAVTTGMCAGGLALLGHYRWLYTLRAESETDCLFLHRRRLLPQLVAQPASLSAVARELVESVVFWDLQRLERGLDGNVHGPGVL from the coding sequence ATGATCTCGTCGGAACAGTCTGAAAACCACGAATGCGAACTGGATTGCAATCTGCGCGTGCTGCGGGACCTGCCGTTTTTCTCCGGTCTGCCTCAGGAGCTGCTGCGGGTCATGGCCTACCTGTGCGAACGGGAGACATTTGCCACGGGGCAGGCCGTATTCGAGGAAGGCCAACTGGCCGAAGGGGCGGTGGCCGTCATCGGCGGGTCCATGGCCATCGAGCGCGAGGGGCGCAAAGTGGGCGCCGTGACCACGGGGATGTGCGCGGGCGGCCTTGCGCTTCTCGGCCATTACCGCTGGCTCTATACCCTGCGGGCCGAAAGCGAGACCGATTGCCTGTTCTTGCACCGGCGCAGACTCCTGCCCCAGCTCGTGGCACAGCCCGCGTCTTTGTCTGCCGTGGCCCGGGAGCTTGTGGAGAGCGTCGTCTTCTGGGATTTGCAACGCCTTGAACGTGGCCTCGACGGGAACGTGCATGGACCCGGGGTGTTGTGA
- a CDS encoding peptide transporter produces MYDDRELKEYRDLLKPPAKFEEGFDWKTVVGAIFIGFLMMPGSMYLQLVLGTGIGPAARWVTIILFAEIAKRSYTELKQQEIFLLYYMAGAALASPFQGLLWSQYLIQSDAAQMLGLTELIPSWVAPALDSASYVERTFLHRDWLIPILLMCGAMIIQRIDQFGLGYALYRLTSDVEKLPFPMAPVAALGTMALAESTEDKKESWKWRVFSIGAMIGLAFGFVYVLLPALSGLFFTESIRLIPIPWLDLTRNTESFLPAVATGIQLDLGLIFIGMVLPFWAVIGGFVGLLITIVANPILYENGILHRWHPGMGTVDTVFSNSFDFYMSFGIGLGLAIGLIGFWHVGQSFRKQTGHRLDFSVLFNPPPGRGDISIWLSLGIYVFSTLSYVAFCAWLVPSFPWIFFLIYGFIYTPILSYITARMEGIAGQYVSLPLVREASFIAGAKYFGYHGIEIWYAPIPIHNYGEATVSFRQIELTGTSLRGIIKAEFVTLPIVLIASLLFSQFLWQLAPIPSASYPYAQELWHLQALNSLLMQTATLEGNSLFFQALNSLYVSCGVFFGVVIYGLLSVAGLPVLLIYGVVRGLGQSTPHGLILELAGALLGRYYFLKKFGTKWRQYAPVLLAGFSCGMGLAGMFAMGCTLILKSLNRLPY; encoded by the coding sequence ATGTACGACGATCGCGAACTCAAAGAATATCGGGACCTCCTGAAGCCCCCGGCCAAATTCGAGGAAGGCTTTGACTGGAAAACCGTTGTCGGAGCCATATTCATAGGCTTCCTGATGATGCCGGGGTCCATGTACCTGCAACTCGTGCTGGGCACGGGCATCGGCCCTGCCGCGCGATGGGTGACCATCATCCTCTTCGCGGAGATCGCCAAACGCTCGTACACCGAACTCAAGCAGCAGGAGATATTCCTGCTCTATTACATGGCCGGAGCGGCTCTGGCCTCGCCCTTTCAGGGATTGCTCTGGAGCCAGTACCTGATCCAGTCCGACGCGGCGCAGATGCTCGGACTGACCGAGCTCATACCCTCCTGGGTGGCCCCGGCACTGGATTCCGCGTCCTATGTCGAGCGCACCTTCCTGCACCGGGACTGGCTCATCCCCATCCTGCTCATGTGCGGGGCCATGATCATCCAGCGCATCGACCAGTTCGGGCTGGGATACGCCCTGTACCGCCTGACCTCGGACGTGGAGAAGCTGCCCTTCCCCATGGCCCCCGTCGCCGCGCTCGGGACCATGGCCCTGGCCGAATCCACCGAGGACAAAAAGGAAAGCTGGAAATGGCGGGTCTTCTCCATCGGGGCCATGATCGGGTTGGCCTTCGGCTTTGTGTACGTCCTGCTGCCGGCGCTGTCCGGCCTCTTCTTCACCGAATCCATCCGCCTCATCCCCATTCCCTGGCTCGACCTGACCCGCAACACGGAGAGCTTTCTGCCCGCCGTGGCCACGGGCATCCAGCTTGATCTGGGGCTCATCTTCATCGGCATGGTTCTGCCCTTCTGGGCCGTCATCGGCGGCTTCGTCGGGCTTCTGATCACCATCGTGGCCAACCCCATCCTGTACGAGAACGGCATCCTGCACCGCTGGCATCCGGGCATGGGCACGGTGGACACGGTCTTTTCCAACAGCTTCGACTTCTACATGAGCTTCGGCATCGGCCTGGGCCTAGCCATCGGGCTGATCGGCTTCTGGCACGTTGGGCAATCCTTCCGCAAACAAACCGGCCATCGCCTGGACTTCAGCGTCCTCTTCAACCCGCCGCCTGGCCGGGGAGACATCTCCATCTGGCTGTCGCTCGGCATCTACGTGTTCTCCACCCTGTCCTACGTGGCGTTTTGCGCGTGGCTGGTGCCCAGCTTTCCGTGGATATTCTTCCTGATCTACGGATTCATCTACACGCCGATCCTGTCCTACATCACGGCCCGCATGGAGGGCATCGCCGGACAGTACGTCAGCCTGCCCCTGGTGCGCGAGGCCAGCTTCATCGCCGGGGCCAAATACTTCGGCTACCACGGCATCGAAATCTGGTACGCCCCCATCCCCATCCACAACTACGGAGAGGCCACGGTCAGCTTCCGCCAGATCGAGCTGACCGGCACCAGCCTGCGCGGCATCATCAAGGCCGAGTTCGTGACCCTGCCCATCGTGCTCATCGCCTCCCTGCTCTTTTCGCAGTTCCTGTGGCAGCTCGCGCCCATCCCCTCGGCCAGCTACCCCTATGCCCAGGAACTCTGGCATCTGCAGGCGCTCAACTCGCTGCTCATGCAGACGGCCACCCTGGAAGGCAATTCCCTCTTCTTTCAGGCCCTGAATTCGCTGTACGTGTCGTGCGGGGTGTTTTTCGGCGTGGTGATCTACGGCCTGCTCAGCGTTGCCGGGCTGCCGGTGCTCCTCATCTACGGAGTGGTACGGGGATTGGGACAGTCGACGCCCCACGGGCTGATCCTGGAACTGGCGGGAGCCCTCTTGGGGCGGTACTATTTCCTGAAAAAATTCGGGACCAAGTGGCGTCAGTACGCCCCGGTCCTGCTGGCGGGATTTTCCTGCGGCATGGGATTGGCAGGAATGTTCGCCATGGGATGCACGCTGATACTCAAGTCTTTGAACAGGCTGCCGTACTAG
- a CDS encoding DUF6785 family protein yields MMHSIRPRALLSGMLSGLAICAVTPFANSYLKTTPLAGGHFPLAAFFVFFASAVVLTLVARVSRRAPLLSGMELLTAWALMIVVSGISFTGLVRTFFINITAPAQFADSTNGWADSLLPLLPEALYPRDPAILEALYNGLSGKSGLSFVQAWELIPWSFWLPVLGAWSVFILLTYATLFCLANLFTAQWVVNERINFPLLQMPKLLAEAYDEQRLFSFLADPFLLCGLCIPVVLHLLGGLSAHIPSIPALPTEILAGSYFPSTGFLSGFQKLKIFLYPAFIGFAFITTRQVSLSFWLFFLLAGLLAGVLQTSGLQIPDSALGTLFGPVISRPEETQSIGASLVFFGFMIWLAREYIVGVARQCLSPDPNFQEAGWISARASMLGAIFGLAALCAWSTFWGMGLGTAVLLYACFFAAMLVVAKLICQGGIPFASLNAAPSDAALSLFGSKPFGSIGLVLGMSLQKMLFVDVREALLPSLLHAGKITERMRARKLMALTIGASLVLAVAVSFLSMLYLCYRYGIQELDMDWATRTTQTVYANSQRLLETVQTPDNWVLFFVLAGAAVMLMLVMCYYLFPWWPIHPIGYLLAYSASMRVLWFSFLVGWACNAVCLRYGGTFLYRRVRLIFIGLIIGDFCMGAFWALVSLKTGISYLVLPS; encoded by the coding sequence ATGATGCATTCCATACGCCCCAGGGCGCTTCTGAGCGGCATGCTGTCCGGCCTGGCCATCTGCGCCGTGACCCCTTTCGCCAACAGCTACCTGAAGACCACGCCCCTGGCCGGAGGGCATTTCCCCCTGGCGGCCTTTTTCGTCTTTTTCGCATCGGCCGTGGTGCTGACCCTGGTGGCCAGGGTTTCCCGGCGAGCGCCGCTTTTGAGCGGCATGGAGCTGCTCACGGCCTGGGCGCTCATGATCGTGGTCTCCGGGATCAGCTTCACCGGATTGGTGCGGACCTTCTTCATCAACATCACGGCCCCGGCCCAGTTCGCGGACAGCACCAACGGCTGGGCGGACAGCCTGCTGCCGCTCCTGCCCGAGGCCCTGTACCCGCGCGACCCGGCGATCCTGGAAGCGCTCTACAACGGGCTGTCCGGAAAATCCGGACTGTCCTTCGTACAGGCCTGGGAACTCATCCCGTGGTCCTTCTGGCTGCCAGTGCTCGGAGCATGGAGCGTCTTCATCCTGCTGACGTATGCGACGCTTTTCTGTCTGGCCAATCTCTTCACCGCCCAATGGGTGGTCAACGAACGCATCAATTTCCCCCTGTTGCAGATGCCGAAGCTCCTGGCCGAGGCCTATGACGAACAGAGGCTCTTCTCCTTTCTGGCGGACCCCTTCCTGCTTTGCGGCCTGTGCATCCCCGTGGTGCTCCATCTGCTGGGCGGACTCTCCGCGCACATCCCGTCCATCCCGGCCCTGCCGACAGAAATCCTGGCCGGCTCCTACTTTCCGTCCACGGGCTTTCTGTCCGGCTTCCAGAAGCTCAAAATCTTCCTGTATCCTGCCTTCATCGGCTTTGCCTTCATCACCACCCGGCAGGTGTCTTTAAGCTTCTGGCTTTTTTTCCTGCTGGCCGGACTGCTGGCCGGAGTGCTGCAGACATCGGGACTGCAGATTCCCGACTCGGCCCTCGGCACGCTCTTCGGCCCGGTCATTTCCCGGCCCGAGGAAACCCAGAGCATCGGAGCGAGTCTGGTCTTTTTCGGATTCATGATCTGGCTGGCCCGTGAATACATCGTTGGTGTCGCCCGGCAGTGCCTGAGCCCCGACCCGAACTTTCAGGAAGCCGGCTGGATATCGGCCCGCGCCTCCATGCTGGGAGCCATCTTCGGCCTTGCGGCCCTGTGCGCCTGGTCCACCTTCTGGGGCATGGGGCTCGGCACCGCGGTTCTGCTCTACGCCTGTTTCTTTGCGGCCATGCTGGTCGTGGCCAAGCTGATCTGCCAGGGCGGAATTCCCTTTGCGTCCCTGAACGCGGCACCCTCCGACGCGGCTTTAAGCCTCTTCGGATCAAAGCCCTTCGGCAGCATCGGGCTGGTGCTGGGCATGAGCCTACAGAAGATGCTCTTTGTCGATGTGCGCGAAGCCCTGCTGCCGTCGCTGCTGCATGCCGGAAAAATCACGGAGCGCATGCGCGCACGCAAACTCATGGCCCTGACCATCGGGGCAAGCCTGGTCCTGGCCGTGGCCGTATCGTTTCTGAGCATGCTCTACCTGTGCTACCGCTACGGCATCCAGGAGCTTGACATGGACTGGGCCACGCGCACGACCCAGACCGTCTACGCAAATTCCCAGCGCCTGCTCGAAACGGTACAGACTCCCGACAACTGGGTTCTCTTCTTTGTTCTGGCAGGCGCCGCGGTCATGCTCATGCTGGTCATGTGTTACTATCTTTTTCCCTGGTGGCCGATCCATCCCATCGGGTATCTGCTGGCCTACAGCGCCTCCATGCGCGTGCTGTGGTTCAGTTTTCTGGTGGGATGGGCCTGCAACGCCGTCTGTCTGCGTTACGGAGGCACCTTTTTGTACCGTCGCGTTCGCCTCATCTTCATCGGGCTGATCATCGGAGACTTCTGCATGGGTGCCTTCTGGGCGCTGGTCAGCCTTAAAACAGGAATCAGCTACCTGGTTCTGCCATCCTGA